One Solibacillus sp. R5-41 DNA segment encodes these proteins:
- the aroH gene encoding chorismate mutase has protein sequence MIRGIRGAITIDEDRAELVWEETAKLVQEVVKQNKVDPSDIASVTISTTPDIRSAFPAKSVRSMEDWQYVPIMCMHEMDVPGALPLCIRVLLHVNTHTPQHEIHHIYLKDAVKLRPDLVK, from the coding sequence GTGATTCGAGGAATACGTGGAGCAATTACGATTGATGAAGATAGAGCGGAGTTAGTGTGGGAAGAGACAGCTAAGCTTGTGCAAGAAGTAGTGAAACAAAATAAAGTGGATCCATCAGATATAGCTTCTGTTACAATTTCGACTACACCAGATATTCGCTCAGCATTTCCTGCGAAGTCTGTTCGTTCAATGGAAGATTGGCAATATGTTCCGATTATGTGTATGCATGAAATGGATGTACCAGGTGCACTTCCGCTTTGTATCCGTGTGTTATTACATGTCAACACACATACACCACAGCATGAAATTCATCATATTTACTTAAAAGATGCCGTTAAATTACGACCAGATTTAGTGAAATAA
- a CDS encoding demethylmenaquinone methyltransferase: MTKSKEQHVHEVFENISESYDKMNSVISFQQHIKWRNDTMKRMAVKKGSKCLDVCCGTADWTIALAQAAGEEGVVKGLDFSQNMLKVGQQKTAAIPQVELIHGNAMELPFEDNTFDFVTIGFGLRNVPDYLQVLREMHRVVKPGGMVVCLETSQSEIPGYRQLFRFYFKYIMPIFGKLFAKSYKEYSWLQESANDFPGMKKLAQMFTDAGLKNVTYKAYSGGAAAVHMGFKKE, translated from the coding sequence ATGACAAAATCGAAAGAACAACATGTTCATGAAGTATTTGAGAACATTTCAGAAAGCTACGATAAAATGAACTCTGTCATTAGTTTCCAACAACATATCAAATGGCGAAATGATACGATGAAGCGAATGGCAGTTAAAAAAGGTTCGAAATGCTTAGATGTTTGTTGTGGTACAGCAGATTGGACAATCGCATTAGCACAAGCTGCGGGTGAAGAGGGCGTTGTTAAAGGATTAGACTTTAGTCAAAACATGTTGAAAGTTGGGCAACAAAAAACGGCGGCTATACCACAAGTTGAGTTGATTCATGGGAATGCGATGGAATTGCCATTTGAAGATAACACGTTTGACTTTGTAACAATTGGATTTGGTTTGCGTAACGTCCCTGATTATTTGCAAGTGTTACGTGAAATGCACCGCGTCGTAAAGCCTGGTGGAATGGTCGTATGTTTAGAAACATCACAATCTGAAATCCCTGGTTACCGCCAACTATTCCGCTTCTATTTCAAATATATTATGCCGATATTCGGAAAGCTTTTTGCGAAAAGTTATAAAGAATATTCTTGGTTACAGGAATCTGCAAATGATTTTCCAGGTATGAAAAAATTAGCGCAAATGTTTACGGATGCGGGATTAAAAAATGTAACATATAAAGCATACAGTGGTGGGGCAGCCGCTGTGCATATGGGCTTTAAAAAAGAATAA
- the aroB gene encoding 3-dehydroquinate synthase, giving the protein MKIPVRAASHSYVVTIGNGILHDVVQSHKALFEKADKIIVLTDELVWAAQREYFEANFSYTFDVLVMPAGEQCKSFENYQVTQTFLLEKKCTRKSLVIAFGGGAVGDLAGFVAATYMRGIPFIQVPTTILAHDSAVGGKTAINHPQGKNMIGAFYQPQAVIYDTKFLRSLSEKEVRSGMAEVVKHALISDAEWVEELVEANSITNLPEQLLGDYLAQGIQVKADIVEQDETEQSVRKYLNLGHTYGHAIEAAAGYGKVAHGEAVMIGLIYCLLLSERYGKIDHAFTERFLQFAIDSGYPFEAVYQFTFEQLTEYLLKDKKADYGILQFVLLETVGKPFVQKIELDECREIDNQLRQLLLEVEA; this is encoded by the coding sequence ATGAAAATTCCAGTTCGTGCTGCATCTCATTCGTATGTTGTGACGATTGGGAATGGCATTTTACATGATGTAGTTCAATCACATAAAGCACTGTTTGAAAAGGCAGATAAAATAATTGTATTAACGGATGAATTAGTTTGGGCGGCACAAAGGGAATATTTTGAAGCGAACTTCTCCTATACCTTTGACGTGCTCGTGATGCCAGCAGGAGAGCAATGTAAAAGCTTTGAAAATTATCAGGTGACACAAACATTTTTACTAGAAAAGAAATGTACGCGTAAATCATTAGTTATCGCATTTGGTGGGGGTGCTGTAGGAGATTTAGCGGGATTTGTTGCCGCGACCTATATGCGTGGAATCCCGTTTATTCAAGTGCCAACGACGATTTTAGCACATGACTCAGCAGTTGGTGGAAAGACAGCGATTAATCATCCGCAAGGTAAAAATATGATTGGTGCCTTTTATCAGCCACAAGCGGTTATTTATGATACGAAATTTTTAAGAAGTTTAAGTGAAAAAGAAGTTCGATCAGGAATGGCTGAAGTCGTAAAGCATGCCCTCATTTCCGACGCTGAATGGGTGGAAGAATTAGTAGAAGCCAATTCAATAACGAATTTACCAGAACAACTGCTAGGGGATTATTTAGCACAAGGTATTCAAGTGAAGGCTGACATCGTGGAACAAGATGAGACAGAGCAATCTGTGCGTAAGTATTTAAATTTAGGTCACACGTACGGCCACGCCATCGAAGCAGCTGCAGGCTATGGAAAAGTCGCACATGGTGAAGCAGTCATGATTGGTCTCATTTATTGTTTATTATTAAGTGAACGTTACGGAAAAATCGATCATGCATTTACGGAGCGATTTTTACAATTTGCAATCGACAGTGGCTATCCGTTTGAAGCGGTTTATCAATTTACATTCGAACAGCTCACGGAATATTTATTAAAAGATAAAAAGGCGGACTATGGCATATTGCAATTTGTTTTATTGGAAACGGTCGGAAAGCCATTTGTACAAAAAATTGAATTAGATGAATGTAGAGAAATTGATAATCAGCTAAGACAATTACTGTTGGAGGTGGAAGCGTGA
- the hepT gene encoding heptaprenyl diphosphate synthase component II, translated as MEKMKLKILYTDIKSDIEIIEKELEKALSSSSHLLNDASLHLLQAGGKRIRPVFALLSAKFGDYNIERMKNIAVPLELIHMASLVHDDVIDDSDMRRGRLTVKAQWNNRVAMYTGDFIFARALEYVTIIENPQAHQILARTMVELCNGEVIQIEDKFRLNQNIKDYFRRIKRKTALLIESSCELGAVVSGADKKTVRHLKRYGYFVGMSFQIIDDILDFTATDKQLGKPAGSDFIQGNITLPILLMKEDPQLIPYLEKVSTGELLEEERQAMLQLVRKSNAIKEATKISNLYLKKALAEVEKLPNHPTKKKLRDIALVMGKRKF; from the coding sequence GTGGAAAAGATGAAGCTAAAAATACTATATACTGATATTAAATCAGATATAGAAATCATCGAAAAAGAATTAGAAAAAGCGCTAAGTTCATCTTCTCACTTATTGAATGATGCCTCACTTCATTTATTGCAAGCAGGTGGAAAACGGATTCGACCGGTATTTGCGTTACTAAGTGCTAAATTTGGTGACTATAATATCGAGCGAATGAAAAATATCGCTGTTCCATTAGAATTAATCCACATGGCATCGTTAGTTCATGATGATGTGATTGATGATTCGGATATGCGTAGAGGCAGACTCACGGTGAAAGCACAGTGGAATAATCGTGTTGCGATGTATACAGGGGATTTTATTTTTGCAAGAGCATTAGAATATGTCACAATTATTGAAAATCCTCAAGCCCATCAAATTTTAGCGAGAACAATGGTTGAACTTTGTAATGGTGAAGTCATTCAAATTGAAGATAAGTTTCGTTTAAATCAAAATATTAAAGATTATTTCCGTCGTATTAAGCGTAAAACAGCACTCTTAATTGAATCGAGCTGTGAACTAGGAGCTGTCGTTAGTGGGGCAGATAAAAAAACCGTTCGTCATTTAAAACGCTATGGTTATTTTGTTGGGATGAGCTTCCAAATTATTGATGATATATTAGATTTCACGGCTACGGACAAGCAACTAGGGAAACCGGCAGGAAGCGATTTCATTCAAGGGAATATCACATTACCGATTTTATTGATGAAAGAAGATCCTCAATTAATACCGTATTTAGAGAAAGTTTCCACCGGTGAGCTATTAGAGGAAGAACGTCAAGCAATGCTGCAACTTGTACGTAAATCAAATGCGATAAAAGAAGCGACTAAAATAAGTAATTTGTATTTAAAAAAAGCTTTAGCCGAAGTAGAAAAATTACCAAATCATCCTACGAAGAAAAAACTGCGCGATATTGCCTTGGTCATGGGTAAGAGAAAATTCTAA
- a CDS encoding protein-glutamate O-methyltransferase CheR — protein MSDYEQFIDGIKRKTGIDLALYKEAQMKRRLTSLYEKKGYKDFVDFLKALEKDRDLMNEFLDRMTINVSEFYRNGKRWEVLQNKIFPKLLQTNKRPKIWSAACSTGEEPYSLAMVLSNHVPISQIGILATDLDENVIQKAKLALYPERSLAEVPKDVQAKYFEKEGLFYKVKDEIKRTVTFKKHNLLKDNYESNFDLIVCRNVMIYFTEEAKDQIYENFSKALRPGGILFVGSTEQIFNPARYGFEVEDTFFYRKK, from the coding sequence ATGTCAGATTACGAACAATTCATAGATGGCATTAAACGCAAAACAGGAATCGATTTAGCGCTCTATAAAGAGGCACAAATGAAGCGTCGACTCACTTCACTATATGAGAAAAAAGGCTATAAAGATTTTGTAGACTTTTTAAAAGCGTTAGAAAAAGATCGCGATTTAATGAATGAATTTTTAGATCGAATGACGATTAACGTTTCGGAGTTTTATCGTAATGGAAAACGTTGGGAAGTACTGCAAAACAAAATTTTCCCGAAGCTGCTTCAAACAAATAAACGACCAAAAATTTGGAGTGCAGCTTGTTCTACTGGTGAAGAGCCGTATAGCTTAGCAATGGTTTTGTCGAATCATGTACCTATATCTCAAATTGGTATATTAGCGACGGATTTAGACGAGAATGTTATTCAGAAAGCAAAACTCGCATTATATCCAGAACGCTCTTTAGCAGAAGTGCCAAAAGATGTACAAGCAAAGTACTTTGAAAAAGAGGGACTATTTTATAAAGTTAAAGACGAGATTAAACGAACAGTTACATTCAAAAAACATAATTTATTAAAGGATAACTATGAATCCAATTTTGATTTAATCGTTTGCCGAAATGTGATGATTTACTTTACGGAAGAAGCAAAAGACCAAATTTATGAAAACTTCAGTAAAGCACTGCGCCCAGGTGGTATTTTATTTGTTGGTTCGACGGAACAAATTTTTAATCCAGCACGCTATGGTTTCGAAGTTGAGGATACATTCTTTTATCGAAAAAAATAA
- the folE gene encoding GTP cyclohydrolase I FolE: MTNVDLKKIEEAVKMILEAVGEDVEREGLLDTPKRVSKMYAEMFSGLKEDPREYFNTVFHEDHEELVLVKDIPFFSMCEHHLVPFYGKAHIAYIPKDGKVAGLSKLGRCLESVARRPQLQERITSTVADTIMEMLDPKGVYVIIEAEHMCMTMRGLKKPGAKTITSVARGIYEQDDVKRNEVITFVQMS; the protein is encoded by the coding sequence ATGACGAATGTCGATTTAAAGAAAATTGAAGAAGCAGTAAAAATGATATTAGAAGCGGTTGGTGAAGACGTTGAACGAGAAGGTTTGCTCGATACACCAAAGCGCGTTTCGAAAATGTATGCAGAAATGTTTAGCGGCTTAAAAGAAGATCCACGTGAATACTTTAATACCGTTTTCCATGAGGACCATGAAGAATTAGTTTTAGTTAAAGATATCCCGTTCTTTTCGATGTGTGAGCATCACTTAGTACCTTTTTATGGGAAAGCGCATATTGCATATATTCCAAAAGACGGGAAAGTGGCGGGGCTTAGCAAATTAGGGCGCTGCTTAGAATCGGTTGCACGTCGACCTCAATTACAAGAGCGTATTACATCCACAGTAGCTGATACAATTATGGAAATGCTGGATCCAAAAGGTGTTTATGTCATTATCGAAGCAGAACATATGTGTATGACAATGCGCGGATTAAAAAAACCTGGTGCAAAAACAATTACATCGGTTGCGCGTGGCATTTATGAGCAAGATGATGTCAAACGAAATGAAGTTATTACATTTGTGCAAATGTCTTAA
- the aroC gene encoding chorismate synthase, protein MRYLTAGESHGPQLTTIIEGLPSQLPVTAEKINYDLKRRQGGHGRGRRMQIETDTVEIVSGVRHGKTLGSPVALVVTNDDWKHWTKIMGAAELPEDIDPTEMKRQISRPRPGHADLVGGMKYGHRDLRNVLERSSARETTVRVAVGSVAKALLNELGISIVAHVTEIIGIKADTALVEGKSADEIRAIVEEDPCYCVDSEASAKMVEAIDDAKKAGDSIGGIVEVIIEGLPAGIGSYVHYDRKLDAKLAAAMLSINAFKGVEFGIGFEMARKKGSEVHDEITWDEENGYTRTTNRLGGLEGGMSTGMPIIVRGVMKPIPTLYKPLQSVDIETKEPFKASVERSDSCAVPAASIVAEHVIAWEIASVIVDQFHSDQFPQLKAQIDAMRQYTKEY, encoded by the coding sequence ATGCGTTATTTAACAGCAGGTGAGTCACACGGACCACAATTAACTACAATTATTGAGGGGTTACCGTCACAATTGCCGGTGACAGCAGAAAAAATAAATTATGACTTAAAACGACGACAAGGTGGACATGGCCGAGGACGTCGTATGCAAATCGAAACAGATACAGTCGAAATCGTTTCGGGCGTCCGACACGGGAAAACATTAGGCTCTCCAGTAGCACTTGTCGTAACAAATGATGACTGGAAGCATTGGACTAAAATTATGGGAGCGGCAGAATTACCAGAAGATATTGACCCAACTGAAATGAAGCGTCAAATTTCCCGTCCACGCCCAGGACATGCAGATTTAGTTGGTGGGATGAAATATGGTCACCGCGATTTACGCAATGTTTTAGAGCGTTCAAGTGCCCGTGAAACAACGGTGCGTGTGGCAGTTGGCTCTGTTGCAAAGGCGTTATTAAATGAGCTCGGAATTTCAATTGTTGCACATGTGACGGAAATCATTGGAATTAAAGCCGATACAGCGCTAGTTGAGGGGAAATCAGCAGATGAGATACGCGCGATTGTAGAAGAAGACCCTTGCTATTGTGTTGATTCAGAAGCATCGGCAAAAATGGTCGAAGCGATTGATGATGCTAAAAAAGCAGGCGATTCAATTGGTGGGATTGTCGAAGTGATTATTGAAGGATTACCAGCTGGCATTGGTTCATATGTTCATTATGATCGTAAATTAGACGCGAAATTGGCTGCAGCAATGTTAAGCATCAATGCATTCAAAGGTGTTGAATTCGGCATCGGTTTTGAAATGGCCCGTAAAAAAGGTTCAGAAGTACATGACGAAATTACTTGGGATGAGGAAAATGGTTATACACGTACGACAAACCGTCTAGGTGGTTTAGAAGGTGGTATGTCTACAGGTATGCCTATCATTGTACGTGGTGTCATGAAGCCAATTCCAACGTTATATAAACCATTACAAAGCGTGGATATTGAAACGAAGGAACCGTTTAAAGCGAGTGTCGAGCGTTCAGATAGCTGTGCAGTACCGGCAGCATCGATCGTGGCAGAACATGTTATTGCTTGGGAAATAGCGAGTGTCATTGTGGATCAATTCCACAGCGATCAATTCCCTCAATTGAAAGCACAAATTGATGCGATGCGTCAGTACACAAAGGAGTACTAA
- the hisC gene encoding histidinol-phosphate transaminase — translation MKWKQQLHGMKAYQPGKPMEEVKKQYGLDEVVKLASNENPFGSSPQVKAFLQSDASNHAVYPDGYAQNLRTSLANFYGVEEGELIIGNGSDDLIAIITRALLYPGVNTVMADPSFSQYWHNAEIEGAEVRKIPLKDGVHNLDAMLEAIDENTSVVWVCNPNNPTGTIVSDEALRAFLAAVPNDVFVVLDEAYIEYVNDPKYQDTLHFFREYSNLILLRTFSKAYGLASFRVGYGIAQGEVIAKLDPVRAPFNNTILSQKVAQVALGDQEYIASCSEANEKGKKQFVAFCEAQGLNYFPSQTNFIMFEVKMSSQIVFEEMMKRGFIIRSGAALGLEGFIRVTIGTEQQNEKFLQLLAEVLKEQGVFA, via the coding sequence ATGAAATGGAAACAACAATTACATGGGATGAAAGCTTACCAACCAGGTAAACCAATGGAAGAAGTAAAGAAACAGTATGGATTAGATGAAGTCGTGAAATTAGCATCAAATGAAAATCCATTCGGTAGCTCACCACAAGTAAAAGCATTTTTACAATCAGATGCGTCCAATCACGCGGTTTATCCGGATGGATATGCACAAAACTTACGCACAAGCCTCGCAAATTTTTATGGGGTAGAAGAAGGAGAGTTAATTATCGGAAATGGCTCCGATGATTTAATCGCCATTATTACTCGTGCGTTATTATATCCAGGAGTGAATACGGTCATGGCCGATCCATCGTTTTCACAATACTGGCATAATGCGGAAATTGAAGGTGCAGAAGTACGTAAAATCCCTCTCAAAGATGGCGTGCATAATTTGGATGCAATGCTTGAAGCAATTGATGAAAATACATCCGTTGTGTGGGTTTGTAATCCAAATAATCCAACTGGAACAATTGTTTCGGATGAAGCATTGCGTGCATTTTTAGCGGCAGTACCAAATGATGTTTTCGTCGTATTAGATGAGGCGTACATAGAGTATGTCAATGACCCAAAATACCAAGACACATTGCATTTTTTCAGAGAGTATTCTAATTTAATTTTATTACGCACATTTTCAAAAGCGTATGGCTTAGCATCATTCCGCGTAGGATATGGCATTGCTCAAGGGGAAGTAATTGCGAAGCTTGACCCTGTTCGTGCACCATTTAACAATACAATTTTAAGTCAAAAAGTAGCCCAAGTAGCACTTGGCGACCAAGAATATATCGCAAGTTGCAGTGAAGCGAATGAAAAGGGCAAGAAGCAATTTGTTGCGTTTTGTGAAGCACAAGGGCTAAACTATTTCCCTTCTCAAACAAACTTCATCATGTTTGAAGTGAAGATGAGCAGTCAAATTGTATTTGAAGAGATGATGAAGCGTGGATTTATTATTCGTAGTGGCGCGGCACTTGGTCTAGAAGGATTTATTCGTGTAACAATTGGGACCGAGCAGCAAAATGAAAAATTCCTACAATTGCTGGCAGAAGTTTTGAAAGAGCAAGGGGTTTTTGCATGA
- a CDS encoding prephenate dehydrogenase encodes MTRNVLVIGLGLIGGSVALALQKAPHTKVFGYDAHEQTRELACTLNVVNEVVEDPAQFAEQADVIIFGTPVNITLDLMEQLKNWNLKRNVIITDTGSTKARIMEKALELRELGITFIGGHPMAGSHKSGITAAKPYLLENAYYMLTPTEGEEIEKIAALDDLLKFTLGKMVVVDAKAHDHMTAVVSHFPHIVAASLVHQLNFEKKAFPMTSSLAAGGFRDITRIASSNPTLWRDITLQNQKELVGQLDIWLDEMGRIRQLLEQGDAEEIERYFADARDVRDKLPVANGALYMPYDLYVDIPDYPGVISEVTGYLANENISIINIRIVETRVDVFGILVISFQTNEDRERAAKCIIQKANYDTHIS; translated from the coding sequence ATGACAAGGAATGTTCTCGTAATAGGACTGGGGTTAATTGGTGGTTCTGTTGCATTAGCTTTACAAAAGGCTCCGCATACGAAAGTGTTTGGTTACGACGCACATGAGCAAACAAGAGAATTAGCGTGCACATTAAATGTTGTAAATGAAGTGGTTGAAGATCCTGCACAATTTGCTGAGCAAGCAGATGTTATTATATTTGGAACACCTGTCAATATAACACTCGACTTGATGGAACAGCTAAAAAATTGGAATTTAAAGCGCAATGTTATTATTACTGATACCGGTAGTACGAAAGCCCGTATTATGGAAAAAGCACTTGAATTAAGAGAATTAGGCATTACCTTTATTGGTGGCCACCCAATGGCAGGTTCACATAAAAGTGGTATTACGGCTGCTAAACCGTATTTATTGGAAAATGCCTATTATATGCTGACACCAACTGAAGGCGAAGAAATTGAAAAAATCGCTGCACTCGACGATTTATTAAAATTTACGCTCGGGAAAATGGTCGTAGTAGACGCCAAGGCACATGATCATATGACAGCTGTTGTCAGCCATTTCCCCCATATTGTTGCGGCCTCATTAGTCCATCAATTGAACTTTGAGAAAAAAGCATTCCCGATGACTTCCTCTTTAGCGGCTGGGGGGTTCCGTGATATAACACGTATTGCTTCCTCCAATCCGACATTGTGGCGAGATATTACGCTGCAAAATCAAAAAGAGTTAGTTGGTCAATTGGATATATGGTTAGATGAAATGGGACGGATAAGGCAGTTGCTAGAGCAAGGTGATGCGGAGGAAATTGAGCGTTATTTTGCCGATGCGAGGGATGTTCGCGACAAGTTGCCAGTTGCAAATGGGGCATTGTACATGCCATATGACTTGTATGTTGATATTCCAGACTATCCAGGGGTTATTTCTGAAGTGACCGGCTACTTGGCAAATGAAAATATTAGCATCATTAATATTCGAATTGTTGAAACGCGTGTCGATGTATTTGGTATTTTAGTGATCAGTTTCCAAACAAATGAAGACCGTGAGCGAGCTGCAAAGTGCATCATACAAAAAGCAAATTATGATACACATATATCTTAA
- a CDS encoding heptaprenyl diphosphate synthase component 1: MSATYITQSIQQLKSNIFMHVRHRALLQNVGEPILDKEQLFFIQLPFLDGNSIDDERKMSAITVGIVHASLLEHEKIKEQNATSKQQQLTVLAGDYYSGRYYQLLAQSRNIHLIQKLSKGIVNRCEQQIKIYEPVTRPLSEWIESMSIIECELIEQYYEVYQFTQYKDLMKKTLTFLRLKEELSFVENGEKSFFNKQLHIDTLSSPTIQNALQEELMKRQDELHGIVKHIPIQPELKQYIEQLITS; this comes from the coding sequence ATGAGTGCAACATACATTACACAATCTATTCAGCAATTAAAATCAAATATTTTCATGCATGTTCGTCATAGAGCGTTACTACAAAATGTCGGAGAACCAATTTTGGATAAGGAACAGTTGTTTTTTATTCAATTGCCGTTTTTAGATGGAAACTCGATTGATGATGAGCGTAAAATGAGCGCAATAACGGTTGGGATTGTTCATGCATCCCTTCTAGAACATGAAAAAATTAAAGAGCAAAACGCGACAAGCAAACAGCAACAATTAACAGTGCTTGCGGGTGATTACTATAGTGGTCGTTATTATCAATTATTAGCACAGTCAAGAAATATTCATCTCATTCAAAAATTGTCTAAAGGAATTGTCAATCGCTGTGAACAACAGATTAAAATATACGAACCTGTGACGAGACCACTTTCGGAGTGGATTGAGAGTATGAGTATTATTGAATGTGAATTAATTGAACAATATTATGAAGTATATCAATTTACACAATATAAAGATTTAATGAAAAAAACGTTAACTTTTTTACGATTGAAAGAGGAGCTTTCATTCGTTGAAAATGGTGAGAAAAGCTTTTTTAATAAGCAATTACATATTGACACGTTAAGCTCACCAACCATTCAAAATGCATTGCAAGAAGAGCTTATGAAGAGACAGGATGAATTGCATGGGATTGTGAAGCACATACCAATACAACCCGAATTAAAACAATACATTGAGCAATTGATCACTTCATAA
- the mtrB gene encoding trp RNA-binding attenuation protein MtrB has product MAQDYIIIEAEEDGVHVIGLTRGTDTKFHHSEKLDAGEVMIAQFTDHTSAMKIRGKAKIHSQHGIVQSNGKK; this is encoded by the coding sequence ATGGCACAAGATTATATTATCATTGAAGCAGAAGAAGATGGCGTTCACGTTATTGGATTGACACGTGGAACGGATACGAAATTTCACCATTCTGAAAAATTAGATGCTGGGGAAGTAATGATTGCACAATTTACAGATCATACATCTGCTATGAAAATTCGTGGAAAAGCAAAAATTCATTCGCAACACGGCATTGTTCAAAGTAACGGGAAGAAATAA
- the ndk gene encoding nucleoside-diphosphate kinase has product MAIEKTFLMVKPDGVERQVIGDIVDRFERRGFVLRGAKLMTASRELAENHYAEHAERPFFGELVDFITSGPVFGMVWEGENVIQLARIMMGATKPEDSAPGTIRGDYAVTLSHNVIHGSDSLASAEREINLWFGEGLAE; this is encoded by the coding sequence ATGGCAATCGAAAAAACATTTTTAATGGTTAAACCTGATGGCGTAGAACGTCAAGTAATCGGTGATATCGTTGACCGCTTTGAACGTCGCGGTTTCGTATTACGTGGAGCAAAATTAATGACTGCTTCTCGTGAATTAGCTGAAAATCACTATGCAGAACACGCTGAGCGTCCATTCTTCGGTGAATTAGTAGACTTCATCACTTCTGGCCCAGTATTTGGTATGGTTTGGGAAGGCGAAAACGTTATCCAATTAGCTCGTATCATGATGGGTGCTACTAAACCAGAAGATTCAGCTCCTGGTACAATCCGCGGAGACTACGCTGTAACTTTATCTCACAACGTAATCCACGGTTCTGATTCTTTAGCTTCTGCTGAGCGCGAAATAAACTTATGGTTCGGCGAAGGTTTAGCTGAGTAA